Proteins encoded together in one Triticum dicoccoides isolate Atlit2015 ecotype Zavitan chromosome 7B, WEW_v2.0, whole genome shotgun sequence window:
- the LOC119337435 gene encoding exocyst complex component EXO70A1-like produces MVMDQGEEGRRMASLQAARSALRAGVERSRALSHALARSGARVGEIQARLAATEAGVRPIRAPRDALEGAGPNIDRAVGPAAAVLKVFDAVHGLEPPLLAGAAAREDLPGYLALVARLEEALRFLADNCGLAVDWLSDIVDYLGKRSLADPRFVAGLAEALSGLKGVPAAGLDAGLLTAALDVLEAEFCRLLAEHSAPLAMQEDADKSKAAASIAPPRIPAAAVQKLGLTLDRLAANGRLSYCVAAYADARGDTVSASLHALGLDYLQDQTQDAQALSPSVELWGRHLEFAVRHLLEAERKLCVAVFERRPEAAAACFADIAARAGILDFLKFGRAVADAKKDPIKLLRLLDVFDSLSKLRLDFNRLFGGKACLEIQSRTRELVKRVVDGSVEIFEELLVQVELQRKMPPPSDGGVPGLVTFVPKYCNQLLGEQYRSVLTQVLTIHRSWRKEAFNDKMLVDAVHNIVKALEANFDTWAKAYEDKTLSSLFMMNTHSHFFKHLKSTKMGEILGDEWLREHEQYKDYYSALFLRESWGTLAPLLSREGLILFSKGQATARDLVKQRLKSFNASFDEMYQKQSAWIIPDKDLQQRVCHLVVQAIVPVYRSFMQNYGPLVEQDISASKYVKYSAEGLDKMLSTLFMPKLRTRRTASMQIRSSNGKIASAVTGLQRSASTLQ; encoded by the coding sequence ATGGTGATGGATCAGGGGGAGGAGGGGCGGAGGATGGCGAGCCTGCAGGCGGCGCGGAGCGCACTGCGGGCGGGGGTGGAGCGGTCGCGGGCGCTGAGCCACGCGCTGGCGCGGTCGGGCGCCAGGGTCGGGGAGATCCAGGCGCGGCTGGCGGCCACGGAGGCCGGGGTGCGCCCGATCCGCGCGCCGCGGGACGCGCTCGAGGGGGCCGGCCCCAACATCGACCGGGCagtgggccccgccgccgccgtgctcaAGGTGTTCGACGCCGTGCACGGCCTCGAGCCACCGCTCCTCGCCGGGGCCGCCGCCAGGGAGGACCTCCCGGGCTACCTCGCCCTCGTCGCCCGCCTCGAGGAGGCGCTCCGCTTCCTCGCCGATAACTGCGGCCTCGCCGTCGACTGGCTCTCCGACATCGTCGACTACCTCGGCAAGCGCAGCCTCGCCGACCCGCGCTTCGTGGCCGGCCTCGCCGAGGCGCTCTCCGGGCTCAAGGGCGTCCCCGCCGCCGGCCTCGACGCCGGGCTCCTCACCGCCGCCCTCGACGTGCTCGAGGCCGAGTTCTGCCGCCTCCTCGCGGAGCACTCTGCTCCGCTCGCTATGCAGGAGGACGCGGACAAGTCCAAGGCTGCCGCCTCCATCGCGCCGCCCAggatccccgccgccgccgtgcagAAGCTCGGCCTCACCCTTGACCGCCTTGCCGCTAATGGGCGGCTCAGCTACTGCGTCGCCGCGTATGCCGACGCTCGTGGGGACACGGTGAGCGCCAGCCTCCACGCGCTCGGCCTGGATTACCTGCAGGACCAGACGCAGGATGCTCAGGCGCTGAGCCCGAGCGTCGAGCTCTGGGGCCGGCATTTGGAGTTCGCGGTGCGCCACCTATTAGAAGCTGAGCGGAAGCTCTGTGTTGCTGTCTTCGAGCGCCGGCCAGAAGCCGCGGCCGCTTGCTTCGCGGACATTGCGGCGCGCGCCGGAATTCTTGATTTCCTCAAGTTTGGCCGCGCCGTGGCTGATGCCAAGAAGGACCCCATCAAGCTCCTGAGGCTGCTTGATGTGTTTGATTCCCTCAGTAAGCTCAGATTGGACTTCAACCGGTTGTTTGGTGGAAAGGCATGCCTGGAGATCCAAAGCAGGACCAGAGAGCTTGTGAAGAGGGTGGTGGATGGTTCTGTTGAGATTTTTGAGGAGTTGCTGGTGCAGGTGGAGCTGCAGCGCAAAATGCCACCCCCATCTGACGGTGGAGTGCCAGGCCTGGTTACCTTCGTCCCCAAGTACTGCAACCAGCTCCTTGGGGAGCAATATCGGTCTGTGCTCACACAAGTGCTTACCATCCACCGCAGCTGGCGCAAGGAGGCGTTCAATGACAAGATGCTCGTCGACGCAGTGCACAATATTGTCAAGGCCCTGGAGGCCAACTTCGACACATGGGCAAAGGCGTATGAGGATAAGACGCTGTCATCTCTCTTCATGATGAACACCCACTCGCACTTCTTCAAGCACCTGAAGAGTACCAAGATGGGGGAGATCTTAGGCGATGAATGGCTCCGGGAGCATGAGCAGTACAAGGACTACTACTCAGCCCTGTTTCTAAGGGAGAGCTGGGGAACGCTTGCGCCCCTGCTGAGCAGGGAGGGTTTGATCTTGTTCTCCAAGGGTCAGGCTACAGCAAGGGACTTGGTGAAGCAGCGGCTCAAATCGTTCAACGCCAGCTTTGATGAGATGTACCAGAAGCAGTCTGCGTGGATCATACCAGACAAGGATCTGCAGCAGAGGGTGTGCCACCTTGTGGTGCAGGCTATAGTGCCTGTTTACCGTAGCTTCATGCAGAACTACGGGCCGCTTGTTGAGCAGGACATCAGCGCGAGCAAGTACGTCAAGTACAGCGCTGAAGGCCTTGATAAGATGCTTAGCACCCTCTTCATGCCGAAGCTTAGGACGAGGAGGACTGCAAGCATGCAGATCAGAAGCTCAAATGGCAAGATTGCCAGTGCAGTGACAGGGCTGCAACGGAGTGCTTCAACATTGCAATAG